A genomic window from Prunus persica cultivar Lovell chromosome G2, Prunus_persica_NCBIv2, whole genome shotgun sequence includes:
- the LOC109947440 gene encoding uncharacterized protein LOC109947440, producing the protein MPEAFIPESAWFQVMLYVAKESSEDLFRMASVCRLFRTLANIPQVWNTISMAKYPYDPIWYRARPAVQHFLQQCRACDNPESIFREVFEGFFRHGKVEALYGMRIAATAGHMEAAYVVGLLGMSGIGQSKEDALQFLCSLNQRNNIDMKGTRDALTGRCRGAFVARHIVDMFDYGKIKFNRCSACNNNEWYFVIPGWPSEDKINPAFWTCCNRCKWHRESIFWCKILREYFVGRNDVFLH; encoded by the coding sequence ATGCCCGAAGCCTTCATCCCGGAGTCCGCTTGGTTTCAAGTCATGTTATACGTGGCAAAAGAATCATCGGAAGATCTCTTCCGTATGGCATCTGTGTGCCGATTGTTCCGAACTTTGGCAAACATTCCACAAGTGTGGAACACCATTTCAATGGCAAAGTACCCATACGATCCTATCTGGTACCGTGCCAGACCTGCGGTCCAGCATTTCTTGCAACAATGCAGGGCTTGCGATAACCCTGAGTCCATATTTAGAGAAGTATTCGAAGGTTTTTTCAGGCACGGTAAGGTGGAAGCGTTGTATGGGATGCGCATTGCAGCCACGGCAGGCCATATGGAAGCGGCATATGTAGTTGGACTACTTGGTATGTCCGGAATTGGTCAGTCAAAAGAGGATGCATTACaattcttgtgttctttgaaTCAACGTAACAACATTGATATGAAAGGAACCAGGGATGCTTTAACAGGAAGATGTCGCGGAGCATTTGTTGCAAGACATATCGTAGATATGTTTGACTATGGGAAGATTAAGTTCAATCGGTGCAGCGCTTGTAACAACAATGAatggtattttgttattcCAGGGTGGCCTAGTGAAGACAAGATAAATCCTGCGTTTTGGACTTGCTGCAACCGATGCAAATGGCACCGTGAGAGTATTTTTTGGTGCAAAATCCTGCGTGAGTATTTTGTTGGACGGAATGACGTATTTTTGCATTAG